One stretch of Zerene cesonia ecotype Mississippi chromosome 20, Zerene_cesonia_1.1, whole genome shotgun sequence DNA includes these proteins:
- the LOC119835337 gene encoding protein ALP1-like, which translates to MEKRTLAVFLSESCKDNNYSSESSDWSDTQRISDLSDDDDTNEDTLFFPLMQYLLKSKKKRVDDYLHCIESWTDVEFKNRLRLSRQTAYRLIDDLEKSGFIATHKFGLKPLEPKLCFFIFLTFIASIESLTPIATRFDISISSTFRVIRRVVAWLLTKLNETIKWPTEIDHIKDISNTFYDKTGISNVIGVIDCLHVKIEKPKNAREYCNGKGYFSIVLQATVDANLRFTNIYCGEPGSSNCFRVLKKSPLYNTAQKDKNLLFPYNVYLIGHSGYPSLSWLVPPYRENKRLTLTQREFNSLHVSARKISEKAFTLLKSRFKRIKIFGVYRNITFITDTIVAACILHNYCVNENEELED; encoded by the exons ATGGAAAAGAGAACACTCGCAGTATTCCTATCAGAATCGTGTAAAGACAACAATTATAGTAGCGAATCTAGTGATTGGAGTGATACACAACGCATTTCTGATTTAAGCGACGATGATGATACTAATGaggatacattattttttcccTTGAtgcaatatctattaaaatctaaGAAAAAAAGAGTTGATGATTACTTACATTGTATCGAGTCTTGGACTGATGTAGAATTTAAGAATCGCCTTCGATTATCGCGGCAAACAGCATATAGACTTATCg atGATTTAGAAAAATCAGGATTTATAGCTACTCACAAATTTGGATTAAAGCCATTAGAACCAAAGCtatgtttctttatatttttaacatttattgcaAGTATTGAATCATTAACCCCTATTGCAACTAGGTttgatatatctatatcatCAACTTTTCGAGTTATCAGGAGAGTGGTTGCTTGGTTGTTaaccaaattaaatgaaaccaTTAAATGGCCTACAGAGATAGATCATATTAAAGACATtagtaatacattttatgataaGACTGGAATCTCAAATGTGATAGGAGTTATTGATTGTCTGCATGTCAAAATTGAAAAGCCTAAGAACGCAAGAGAATACTGCAATGGAAAAGGGTATTTTTCCATAGTGCTACAAGCAACAGTGGATGCTAATTTAAGATTCACAAATATTTACTGTGGAGAACCTGGTTCGTCAAATTGTTTTAGAGTATTGAAGAAATCACCATTATACAACACAGcacaaaaagataaaaatttgctaTTCCCATACAATGTATATCTTATTGGACACTCTGGATATCCCTCCTTATCTTGGCTAGTCCCACCATACAGGGAAAATAAACGATTAACATTGACGCAGAGAGAGTTTAACTCTTTACATGTATCGGCAAGGAAGATAAGTGAAAAGGCATTTACTTTGTTAAAATCTAGATTTAAAAGGATTAAGATTTTTGGTGTTTACAGAAATATTACTTTCATAACTGATACAATTGTAGCAGCATGTATTCTACACAATTATTGTGTCAATGAAAATGAGGAGTTAGAAGAttga
- the LOC119835338 gene encoding uncharacterized protein LOC119835338 codes for MDENIDNNVAVLAILDNQCDGTLESPFKQSVNIANYSHAHTISQEGTDSHETNKQNVIWTKNATLMLLNLYETKLSTLDNPKKKSKMWSTMAEELKSFNIEVTPDQVRWKINALTKKYKDCLDNGQVSGFKYYNEMHQILGKYNEDNDTYRISSGIQDQINKDNLCRKLPYKNSTSLRKLKVERRAKIELDKQWLLYLRRQEEQKHIRDERYERALRLREEEIALRKKELDIKQTVALKKLQLKEKHQEEMLKIEREKCFLLRKLLGE; via the exons GGTATTAGCTATACTGGATAATCAGT gCGATGGCACATTAGAATCTCCTTTTAAACAAAGTGTGAATATTGCAAATTATAGTCATGCGCATACTATTAGTCAAGAAGGAACTGATTCAcacgaaacaaacaaacaaa ATGTTATTTGGACAAAAAATGCTACattaatgcttttaaatttatatgaaactaaaTTAAGTACTTTAGATAACCCtaagaaaaaatcaaaaatgtgGTCAACAATGGCAGAAGAATTGAAATCATTTAACATAGAG GTAACACCAGACCAAGTAAGATGGAAAATAAATGCTCTAACAAAGAAATACAAGGATTGCCTTGATAATGGACAGGTTTCcggatttaaatattacaatgaaatgCATCAAATACTTGGTAAATACAATGAAGATAATGACACTTATAGAATATCATCTGGTATACAAgatcaaataaataaggatAACTTGTGTAGAAAACTcccttataaaaatagtacatcattaagaaaattaaaggTGGAGCGTAGAGCTAAAATTGAACTCGACAAGCAATGGCTACTATATTTAAGAAGGCAAGAAGAGCAAAAGCACATAAGAGACGAGAGATATGAAAGAGCTTTACGATTGAGGGAAGAAGAGATCGCTCTGAGAAAGAAAGAATTAGATATTAAACAGACTGTAGCTTTGAAGAAGTTACAATTGAAGGAAAAACATCAAGAAGAAATGCTAAAAATTGAAAGGGAGAAGTGCTTTTTGTTGCGGAAGTTATTAGGTGAATGA